The following coding sequences are from one Onychostoma macrolepis isolate SWU-2019 chromosome 24, ASM1243209v1, whole genome shotgun sequence window:
- the tnk2a gene encoding activated CDC42 kinase 1 isoform X3, which produces MAAVSEYQRHYNIKDEPDGEDMQSEEGTEWLMELLTDVQLQQYFMRIRDELNVTRLSHFDYVKNEDLEKIGMGRPGQRRLWEAVKRRRAMCKRKSWVSKSLCLGQQVFTGKRPDSDSQTPVVFRSSSPSSTQPDSQPANLTCLISDRDITLYEKLGDGSFGVVKRGEWQAPSGRVLSVAVKCLKADLLEQDEGLDDFIREVNAMHSLDHHNLIRLYGVVLTHPMKMVTELAPLGSLIDRLRKRQGHILISVLCHYTVQIACGMAYLESRRFIHRDLAARNILLASNDLIKIGDFGLMRALPKNDDHYVMQEHHKVPFAWCAPESLKTRTFSHASDTWMFGVTLWEMFTHGQEPWVGLNGSQILHKIDREGERLIKPEDCPQDIYNVMLQCWSPKPEDRPTFVSLRDFLVETMPTDMRALQDFDEPDKLKIHANDIITIIEGRAENYWWRGQNRQTLKVGQFPRNVVTSVAGLSAHDISRPLKHSFIHTGHGDTDPHRSWGAPDKIDDLYLGNPMDPPDVLGMDSIAAKPTKLPNRAKKPFYDSVLDDDDDLIVTGVKKLSLKTPAYLSLRLRPWESTSPSDRLSEVSLIDFGDDSFSSTSPSPITETPNPSTVKPPVSYAASILDMAPPQSPNRALPNPMHPTPVVDWDMRPLPPLPAYDEVAVECAEQEDMEVSSINASVSQEDVVSKQTQSEDGVKIDGKLNVEDNLFLPTKHAEDTHSFSQSADIFKELQREVMVKLRVPPTGRSLPSSPLPTSSALVPHRQIILPSSYEDRPQIPPRIPIPPMRPSKRAGIYGSRLSVSLGDNEDGSRCPPQIPPRDHALSQPNSRAPSPMAPQGGSPQQGSSLCCVGSLGSCLSPSSYSSAPSSSSTMSSTSTATTTSSQYGSTQVAQTPAKSPCILPIVYGGVKASSTHYYLLPEKPAYLDKYDRFLKDSEGNEKKTTNMATVRPMVQQQVNKPNASPSHTSGTSSSLAWPSTTQAGAYNRVTLQQVQEAVHGVTVEECQTVLQAHGWNAQEAVKYLKVEQLFRLGLKARPECLEALERCSWNLEQASTQMLDSYGPSRHRF; this is translated from the exons ATGGCGGCGGTCTCCGAATACCAGCGGCACTATAATATAAAAGATGAG CCGGACGGTGAAGACATGCAGTCTGAAGAGGGAACGGAGTGGCTCATGGAGCTGCTCACTGACGTGCAGCTTCAGCAGTACTTCATGCGTATTCGTGATGAGCTCAATGTCACACGTCTCTCACACTTTGACTATGTCAAAAATGAGGACCTTGAAAAGATTGGCATGGGACGCCCAG GTCAGAGACGGCTGTGGGAGGCAGTGAAAAGGAGAAGGGCAATGTGCAAACGGAAGTCATGGGTGAGCAAG TCTCTGTGCTTGGGTCAGCAGGTGTTCACCGGGAAGCGGCCTGACTCTGATTCCCAGACCCCAGTGGTGTTCCGCAGCTCCTCCCCATCCTCAACTCAACCAGACAGCCAGCCAGCCAATCTCACCTGCCTCATCAGTGACAGAGACATCACGCTCTACGAGAAACTGGGAGACGGCTCTTTCGGAGTGGTGAAACGTGGAGAATGGCAGGCCCCGTCTGGAAGAGTG CTGAGTGTGGCTGTGAAGTGCCTGAAGGCAGACCTGTTGGAACAGGATGAAGGTCTAGATGACTTCATAAGGGAAGTTAACGCCATGCATTCCCTGGACCACCACAATCTCATTCGTCTCTATGGGGTTGTCCTCACACACCCCATGAAGATG gTGACAGAACTTGCTCCACTGGGTTCTTTGATAGACCGCTTGAGGAAGCGTCAGGGTCATATTTTGATATCAGTGCTGTGCCATTACACCGTTCAGATCGCCTGTGGCATGGCGTACCTGGAGTCCCGACGATTCATTCACAGAGACCTGGCTGCACGCAACATCCTTCTAGCCTCCAACGACCTCATCAAAATTGGTGACTTCGGCCTAATGAGGGCCTTGCCTAAGAATGATGATCATTATGTGATGCAGGAGCATCACAAAGTTCCCTTTGCTTG GTGTGCTCCAGAAAGCCTAAAGACCCGAACCTTCTCCCATGCCAGTGATACTTGGATGTTTGGAGTAACATTGTGGGAAATGTTCACTCATGGACAGGAACCTTGGGTTGGACTCAATGGTAGCCAG ATTCTCCATAAGATCGATAGGGAGGGAGAGAGGCTTATCAAACCAGAGGACTGTCCACAGGACATTTATAACGTCATGCTGCAGTGCTGGTCGCCTAAACCCGAGGACAGACCGACATTTGTGTCCCTCAGGGACTTCCTGGTGGAG ACAATGCCCACCGACATGAGGGCACTGCAGGACTTTGATGAGCCAGACAAACTTAAAATTCATGCTAACGACATAATCACCATAATTGAGGGAAG AGCAGAGAACTACTGGTGGAGGGGTCAGAACAGACAGACCCTGAAGGTAGGACAGTTCCCTAGGAACGTGGTGACCTCCGTGGCCGGTCTGTCTGCTCACGACATCAGCCGACCTCTCAAGCACAGTTTCATCCACACAGGCCATGGAGACACAGACCCTCATCGTAGCTGGGGTGCCCCTGACAAAATTGATGA TCTGTACCTTGGTAATCCCATGGACCCACCAGATGTTCTTGGCATGGATTCAATTGCAGCCAAGCCCACTAAACTTCCAAACCGGGCTAAAA AACCATTTTACGACTCTGTGTTGGACGACGATGATGATCTGATAGTGACAGGCGTGAAGAAGCTCTCTCTTAAGACTCCCGCGTACCTGAGTTTGCGCCTCCGCCCTTGGGAAAGCACTAGTCCAAGCGACCGCCTTAGCGAAGTCTCGCTCATTGACTTTGGAGACGATAGTTTCAGCTCTACATCACCTTCCCCCATTACCGAGACACCCAACCCCAGCACAGTGAAGCCACCTGTGTCCTACGCCGCTTCTATCTTGGATATGGCGCCGCCGCAGAGCCCCAATCGAGCCCTGCCAAACCCCATGCACCCTACTCCAGTGGTGGATTGGGACATGCGGCCCCTGCCTCCTCTTCCGGCATACGACGAGGTGGCTGTTGAGTGTGCAGAGCAAGAAGACATGGAAGTAAGCTCCATAAATGCATCTGTGTCACAGGAAGACGTAGTGTCCAAACAGACACAATCAGAAGATGGCGTTAAAATCGATGGTAAACTCAACGTTGAGGACAATCTCTTTCTACCGACCAAGCATGCTGAGGATACCCACTCCTTTTCACAATCAGCAGACATCTTCAAGGAGCTACAAAGGGAGGTGATGGTGAAGCTTCGGGTCCCTCCAACCGGACGTTCCCTCCCTTCTTCACCGCTTCCAACTTCTTCAGCTCTCGTGCCACACCGCCAGATCATCCTGCCCTCCTCCTATGAGGACAGGCCTCAAATCCCTCCAAGAATCCCCATCCCGCCCATGCGGCCCTCTAAGCGGGCAGGAATATACGGCAGCAGATTGTCAGTTTCCCTTGGAGACAATGAAGACGGGAGCCGATGTCCACCTCAGATACCCCCAAGGGATCACGCTCTGTCTCAACCCAACTCTCGGGCACCAAGCCCCATGGCGCCGCAAGGCGGCTCCCCTCAGCAAGGGTCCAGCCTCTGTTGTGTTGGATCTCTGGGTTCTTGCCTGTCGCCGTCATCGTATTCTTCCGCGCCATCCAGCTCCTCCACCATGTCTTCTACGTCCACGGCCACCACTACAAGTTCTCAGTACGGCTCTACTCAAGTGGCCCAGACTCCAGCCAAGAGTCCTTGCATCCTTCCTATTGTGTACGGTGGTGTGAAGGCCAGCAGCACTCATTACTACTTGCTACCTGAGAAACCGGCATACCTGGACAAGTATGACAGGTTCTTAAAGGACTCTGAGGGAAACGagaaaaaaactacaaatatgGCCACTGTGAGACCCATGGTTCAGCAGCAAGTTAACAAGCCCAATGCCTCCCCCAGCCACACCAGCGGGACCTCCAGCAGCCTTGCCTGGCCAAGCACCACCCAAGCAGGTGCCTACAACCGTGTAACGCTCCAACAA GTGCAGGAGGCAGTACATGGAGTGACTGTAGAGGAGTGTCAAACGGTCCTTCAAGCACACGGCTGGAACGCTCAGGAGGCTGTGAAATATCTGAAG GTGGAGCAGTTGTTTCGACTGGGTTTGAAGGCTCGGCCCGAATGCTTGGAAGCTCTGGAGAGATGTAGCTGGAATCTGGAGCAAGCCAGCACCCAAATGCTGGACTCCTACGGTCCATCTAGACATAG GTTCTAA
- the tnk2a gene encoding activated CDC42 kinase 1 isoform X4, whose amino-acid sequence MQSEEGTEWLMELLTDVQLQQYFMRIRDELNVTRLSHFDYVKNEDLEKIGMGRPGQRRLWEAVKRRRAMCKRKSWVSKSLCLGQQVFTGKRPDSDSQTPVVFRSSSPSSTQPDSQPANLTCLISDRDITLYEKLGDGSFGVVKRGEWQAPSGRVLSVAVKCLKADLLEQDEGLDDFIREVNAMHSLDHHNLIRLYGVVLTHPMKMVTELAPLGSLIDRLRKRQGHILISVLCHYTVQIACGMAYLESRRFIHRDLAARNILLASNDLIKIGDFGLMRALPKNDDHYVMQEHHKVPFAWCAPESLKTRTFSHASDTWMFGVTLWEMFTHGQEPWVGLNGSQILHKIDREGERLIKPEDCPQDIYNVMLQCWSPKPEDRPTFVSLRDFLVETMPTDMRALQDFDEPDKLKIHANDIITIIEGRAENYWWRGQNRQTLKVGQFPRNVVTSVAGLSAHDISRPLKHSFIHTGHGDTDPHRSWGAPDKIDDLYLGNPMDPPDVLGMDSIAAKPTKLPNRAKKLPPPRPPKPAVLLKKPFYDSVLDDDDDLIVTGVKKLSLKTPAYLSLRLRPWESTSPSDRLSEVSLIDFGDDSFSSTSPSPITETPNPSTVKPPVSYAASILDMAPPQSPNRALPNPMHPTPVVDWDMRPLPPLPAYDEVAVECAEQEDMEVSSINASVSQEDVVSKQTQSEDGVKIDGKLNVEDNLFLPTKHAEDTHSFSQSADIFKELQREVMVKLRVPPTGRSLPSSPLPTSSALVPHRQIILPSSYEDRPQIPPRIPIPPMRPSKRAGIYGSRLSVSLGDNEDGSRCPPQIPPRDHALSQPNSRAPSPMAPQGGSPQQGSSLCCVGSLGSCLSPSSYSSAPSSSSTMSSTSTATTTSSQYGSTQVAQTPAKSPCILPIVYGGVKASSTHYYLLPEKPAYLDKYDRFLKDSEGNEKKTTNMATVRPMVQQQVNKPNASPSHTSGTSSSLAWPSTTQAGAYNRVTLQQVQEAVHGVTVEECQTVLQAHGWNAQEAVKYLKVEQLFRLGLKARPECLEALERCSWNLEQASTQMLDSYGPSRHRF is encoded by the exons ATGCAGTCTGAAGAGGGAACGGAGTGGCTCATGGAGCTGCTCACTGACGTGCAGCTTCAGCAGTACTTCATGCGTATTCGTGATGAGCTCAATGTCACACGTCTCTCACACTTTGACTATGTCAAAAATGAGGACCTTGAAAAGATTGGCATGGGACGCCCAG GTCAGAGACGGCTGTGGGAGGCAGTGAAAAGGAGAAGGGCAATGTGCAAACGGAAGTCATGGGTGAGCAAG TCTCTGTGCTTGGGTCAGCAGGTGTTCACCGGGAAGCGGCCTGACTCTGATTCCCAGACCCCAGTGGTGTTCCGCAGCTCCTCCCCATCCTCAACTCAACCAGACAGCCAGCCAGCCAATCTCACCTGCCTCATCAGTGACAGAGACATCACGCTCTACGAGAAACTGGGAGACGGCTCTTTCGGAGTGGTGAAACGTGGAGAATGGCAGGCCCCGTCTGGAAGAGTG CTGAGTGTGGCTGTGAAGTGCCTGAAGGCAGACCTGTTGGAACAGGATGAAGGTCTAGATGACTTCATAAGGGAAGTTAACGCCATGCATTCCCTGGACCACCACAATCTCATTCGTCTCTATGGGGTTGTCCTCACACACCCCATGAAGATG gTGACAGAACTTGCTCCACTGGGTTCTTTGATAGACCGCTTGAGGAAGCGTCAGGGTCATATTTTGATATCAGTGCTGTGCCATTACACCGTTCAGATCGCCTGTGGCATGGCGTACCTGGAGTCCCGACGATTCATTCACAGAGACCTGGCTGCACGCAACATCCTTCTAGCCTCCAACGACCTCATCAAAATTGGTGACTTCGGCCTAATGAGGGCCTTGCCTAAGAATGATGATCATTATGTGATGCAGGAGCATCACAAAGTTCCCTTTGCTTG GTGTGCTCCAGAAAGCCTAAAGACCCGAACCTTCTCCCATGCCAGTGATACTTGGATGTTTGGAGTAACATTGTGGGAAATGTTCACTCATGGACAGGAACCTTGGGTTGGACTCAATGGTAGCCAG ATTCTCCATAAGATCGATAGGGAGGGAGAGAGGCTTATCAAACCAGAGGACTGTCCACAGGACATTTATAACGTCATGCTGCAGTGCTGGTCGCCTAAACCCGAGGACAGACCGACATTTGTGTCCCTCAGGGACTTCCTGGTGGAG ACAATGCCCACCGACATGAGGGCACTGCAGGACTTTGATGAGCCAGACAAACTTAAAATTCATGCTAACGACATAATCACCATAATTGAGGGAAG AGCAGAGAACTACTGGTGGAGGGGTCAGAACAGACAGACCCTGAAGGTAGGACAGTTCCCTAGGAACGTGGTGACCTCCGTGGCCGGTCTGTCTGCTCACGACATCAGCCGACCTCTCAAGCACAGTTTCATCCACACAGGCCATGGAGACACAGACCCTCATCGTAGCTGGGGTGCCCCTGACAAAATTGATGA TCTGTACCTTGGTAATCCCATGGACCCACCAGATGTTCTTGGCATGGATTCAATTGCAGCCAAGCCCACTAAACTTCCAAACCGGGCTAAAA AACTACCTCCTCCTAGACCTCCTAAACCAGCCGTTCTTCTTAAGA AACCATTTTACGACTCTGTGTTGGACGACGATGATGATCTGATAGTGACAGGCGTGAAGAAGCTCTCTCTTAAGACTCCCGCGTACCTGAGTTTGCGCCTCCGCCCTTGGGAAAGCACTAGTCCAAGCGACCGCCTTAGCGAAGTCTCGCTCATTGACTTTGGAGACGATAGTTTCAGCTCTACATCACCTTCCCCCATTACCGAGACACCCAACCCCAGCACAGTGAAGCCACCTGTGTCCTACGCCGCTTCTATCTTGGATATGGCGCCGCCGCAGAGCCCCAATCGAGCCCTGCCAAACCCCATGCACCCTACTCCAGTGGTGGATTGGGACATGCGGCCCCTGCCTCCTCTTCCGGCATACGACGAGGTGGCTGTTGAGTGTGCAGAGCAAGAAGACATGGAAGTAAGCTCCATAAATGCATCTGTGTCACAGGAAGACGTAGTGTCCAAACAGACACAATCAGAAGATGGCGTTAAAATCGATGGTAAACTCAACGTTGAGGACAATCTCTTTCTACCGACCAAGCATGCTGAGGATACCCACTCCTTTTCACAATCAGCAGACATCTTCAAGGAGCTACAAAGGGAGGTGATGGTGAAGCTTCGGGTCCCTCCAACCGGACGTTCCCTCCCTTCTTCACCGCTTCCAACTTCTTCAGCTCTCGTGCCACACCGCCAGATCATCCTGCCCTCCTCCTATGAGGACAGGCCTCAAATCCCTCCAAGAATCCCCATCCCGCCCATGCGGCCCTCTAAGCGGGCAGGAATATACGGCAGCAGATTGTCAGTTTCCCTTGGAGACAATGAAGACGGGAGCCGATGTCCACCTCAGATACCCCCAAGGGATCACGCTCTGTCTCAACCCAACTCTCGGGCACCAAGCCCCATGGCGCCGCAAGGCGGCTCCCCTCAGCAAGGGTCCAGCCTCTGTTGTGTTGGATCTCTGGGTTCTTGCCTGTCGCCGTCATCGTATTCTTCCGCGCCATCCAGCTCCTCCACCATGTCTTCTACGTCCACGGCCACCACTACAAGTTCTCAGTACGGCTCTACTCAAGTGGCCCAGACTCCAGCCAAGAGTCCTTGCATCCTTCCTATTGTGTACGGTGGTGTGAAGGCCAGCAGCACTCATTACTACTTGCTACCTGAGAAACCGGCATACCTGGACAAGTATGACAGGTTCTTAAAGGACTCTGAGGGAAACGagaaaaaaactacaaatatgGCCACTGTGAGACCCATGGTTCAGCAGCAAGTTAACAAGCCCAATGCCTCCCCCAGCCACACCAGCGGGACCTCCAGCAGCCTTGCCTGGCCAAGCACCACCCAAGCAGGTGCCTACAACCGTGTAACGCTCCAACAA GTGCAGGAGGCAGTACATGGAGTGACTGTAGAGGAGTGTCAAACGGTCCTTCAAGCACACGGCTGGAACGCTCAGGAGGCTGTGAAATATCTGAAG GTGGAGCAGTTGTTTCGACTGGGTTTGAAGGCTCGGCCCGAATGCTTGGAAGCTCTGGAGAGATGTAGCTGGAATCTGGAGCAAGCCAGCACCCAAATGCTGGACTCCTACGGTCCATCTAGACATAG GTTCTAA
- the tnk2a gene encoding activated CDC42 kinase 1 isoform X5 — MAAVSEYQRHYNIKDEPDGEDMQSEEGTEWLMELLTDVQLQQYFMRIRDELNVTRLSHFDYVKNEDLEKIGMGRPGQRRLWEAVKRRRAMCKRKSWVSKVFTGKRPDSDSQTPVVFRSSSPSSTQPDSQPANLTCLISDRDITLYEKLGDGSFGVVKRGEWQAPSGRVLSVAVKCLKADLLEQDEGLDDFIREVNAMHSLDHHNLIRLYGVVLTHPMKMVTELAPLGSLIDRLRKRQGHILISVLCHYTVQIACGMAYLESRRFIHRDLAARNILLASNDLIKIGDFGLMRALPKNDDHYVMQEHHKVPFAWCAPESLKTRTFSHASDTWMFGVTLWEMFTHGQEPWVGLNGSQILHKIDREGERLIKPEDCPQDIYNVMLQCWSPKPEDRPTFVSLRDFLVETMPTDMRALQDFDEPDKLKIHANDIITIIEGRAENYWWRGQNRQTLKVGQFPRNVVTSVAGLSAHDISRPLKHSFIHTGHGDTDPHRSWGAPDKIDDLYLGNPMDPPDVLGMDSIAAKPTKLPNRAKKPFYDSVLDDDDDLIVTGVKKLSLKTPAYLSLRLRPWESTSPSDRLSEVSLIDFGDDSFSSTSPSPITETPNPSTVKPPVSYAASILDMAPPQSPNRALPNPMHPTPVVDWDMRPLPPLPAYDEVAVECAEQEDMEVSSINASVSQEDVVSKQTQSEDGVKIDGKLNVEDNLFLPTKHAEDTHSFSQSADIFKELQREVMVKLRVPPTGRSLPSSPLPTSSALVPHRQIILPSSYEDRPQIPPRIPIPPMRPSKRAGIYGSRLSVSLGDNEDGSRCPPQIPPRDHALSQPNSRAPSPMAPQGGSPQQGSSLCCVGSLGSCLSPSSYSSAPSSSSTMSSTSTATTTSSQYGSTQVAQTPAKSPCILPIVYGGVKASSTHYYLLPEKPAYLDKYDRFLKDSEGNEKKTTNMATVRPMVQQQVNKPNASPSHTSGTSSSLAWPSTTQAGAYNRVTLQQVQEAVHGVTVEECQTVLQAHGWNAQEAVKYLKVEQLFRLGLKARPECLEALERCSWNLEQASTQMLDSYGPSRHRF; from the exons ATGGCGGCGGTCTCCGAATACCAGCGGCACTATAATATAAAAGATGAG CCGGACGGTGAAGACATGCAGTCTGAAGAGGGAACGGAGTGGCTCATGGAGCTGCTCACTGACGTGCAGCTTCAGCAGTACTTCATGCGTATTCGTGATGAGCTCAATGTCACACGTCTCTCACACTTTGACTATGTCAAAAATGAGGACCTTGAAAAGATTGGCATGGGACGCCCAG GTCAGAGACGGCTGTGGGAGGCAGTGAAAAGGAGAAGGGCAATGTGCAAACGGAAGTCATGGGTGAGCAAG GTGTTCACCGGGAAGCGGCCTGACTCTGATTCCCAGACCCCAGTGGTGTTCCGCAGCTCCTCCCCATCCTCAACTCAACCAGACAGCCAGCCAGCCAATCTCACCTGCCTCATCAGTGACAGAGACATCACGCTCTACGAGAAACTGGGAGACGGCTCTTTCGGAGTGGTGAAACGTGGAGAATGGCAGGCCCCGTCTGGAAGAGTG CTGAGTGTGGCTGTGAAGTGCCTGAAGGCAGACCTGTTGGAACAGGATGAAGGTCTAGATGACTTCATAAGGGAAGTTAACGCCATGCATTCCCTGGACCACCACAATCTCATTCGTCTCTATGGGGTTGTCCTCACACACCCCATGAAGATG gTGACAGAACTTGCTCCACTGGGTTCTTTGATAGACCGCTTGAGGAAGCGTCAGGGTCATATTTTGATATCAGTGCTGTGCCATTACACCGTTCAGATCGCCTGTGGCATGGCGTACCTGGAGTCCCGACGATTCATTCACAGAGACCTGGCTGCACGCAACATCCTTCTAGCCTCCAACGACCTCATCAAAATTGGTGACTTCGGCCTAATGAGGGCCTTGCCTAAGAATGATGATCATTATGTGATGCAGGAGCATCACAAAGTTCCCTTTGCTTG GTGTGCTCCAGAAAGCCTAAAGACCCGAACCTTCTCCCATGCCAGTGATACTTGGATGTTTGGAGTAACATTGTGGGAAATGTTCACTCATGGACAGGAACCTTGGGTTGGACTCAATGGTAGCCAG ATTCTCCATAAGATCGATAGGGAGGGAGAGAGGCTTATCAAACCAGAGGACTGTCCACAGGACATTTATAACGTCATGCTGCAGTGCTGGTCGCCTAAACCCGAGGACAGACCGACATTTGTGTCCCTCAGGGACTTCCTGGTGGAG ACAATGCCCACCGACATGAGGGCACTGCAGGACTTTGATGAGCCAGACAAACTTAAAATTCATGCTAACGACATAATCACCATAATTGAGGGAAG AGCAGAGAACTACTGGTGGAGGGGTCAGAACAGACAGACCCTGAAGGTAGGACAGTTCCCTAGGAACGTGGTGACCTCCGTGGCCGGTCTGTCTGCTCACGACATCAGCCGACCTCTCAAGCACAGTTTCATCCACACAGGCCATGGAGACACAGACCCTCATCGTAGCTGGGGTGCCCCTGACAAAATTGATGA TCTGTACCTTGGTAATCCCATGGACCCACCAGATGTTCTTGGCATGGATTCAATTGCAGCCAAGCCCACTAAACTTCCAAACCGGGCTAAAA AACCATTTTACGACTCTGTGTTGGACGACGATGATGATCTGATAGTGACAGGCGTGAAGAAGCTCTCTCTTAAGACTCCCGCGTACCTGAGTTTGCGCCTCCGCCCTTGGGAAAGCACTAGTCCAAGCGACCGCCTTAGCGAAGTCTCGCTCATTGACTTTGGAGACGATAGTTTCAGCTCTACATCACCTTCCCCCATTACCGAGACACCCAACCCCAGCACAGTGAAGCCACCTGTGTCCTACGCCGCTTCTATCTTGGATATGGCGCCGCCGCAGAGCCCCAATCGAGCCCTGCCAAACCCCATGCACCCTACTCCAGTGGTGGATTGGGACATGCGGCCCCTGCCTCCTCTTCCGGCATACGACGAGGTGGCTGTTGAGTGTGCAGAGCAAGAAGACATGGAAGTAAGCTCCATAAATGCATCTGTGTCACAGGAAGACGTAGTGTCCAAACAGACACAATCAGAAGATGGCGTTAAAATCGATGGTAAACTCAACGTTGAGGACAATCTCTTTCTACCGACCAAGCATGCTGAGGATACCCACTCCTTTTCACAATCAGCAGACATCTTCAAGGAGCTACAAAGGGAGGTGATGGTGAAGCTTCGGGTCCCTCCAACCGGACGTTCCCTCCCTTCTTCACCGCTTCCAACTTCTTCAGCTCTCGTGCCACACCGCCAGATCATCCTGCCCTCCTCCTATGAGGACAGGCCTCAAATCCCTCCAAGAATCCCCATCCCGCCCATGCGGCCCTCTAAGCGGGCAGGAATATACGGCAGCAGATTGTCAGTTTCCCTTGGAGACAATGAAGACGGGAGCCGATGTCCACCTCAGATACCCCCAAGGGATCACGCTCTGTCTCAACCCAACTCTCGGGCACCAAGCCCCATGGCGCCGCAAGGCGGCTCCCCTCAGCAAGGGTCCAGCCTCTGTTGTGTTGGATCTCTGGGTTCTTGCCTGTCGCCGTCATCGTATTCTTCCGCGCCATCCAGCTCCTCCACCATGTCTTCTACGTCCACGGCCACCACTACAAGTTCTCAGTACGGCTCTACTCAAGTGGCCCAGACTCCAGCCAAGAGTCCTTGCATCCTTCCTATTGTGTACGGTGGTGTGAAGGCCAGCAGCACTCATTACTACTTGCTACCTGAGAAACCGGCATACCTGGACAAGTATGACAGGTTCTTAAAGGACTCTGAGGGAAACGagaaaaaaactacaaatatgGCCACTGTGAGACCCATGGTTCAGCAGCAAGTTAACAAGCCCAATGCCTCCCCCAGCCACACCAGCGGGACCTCCAGCAGCCTTGCCTGGCCAAGCACCACCCAAGCAGGTGCCTACAACCGTGTAACGCTCCAACAA GTGCAGGAGGCAGTACATGGAGTGACTGTAGAGGAGTGTCAAACGGTCCTTCAAGCACACGGCTGGAACGCTCAGGAGGCTGTGAAATATCTGAAG GTGGAGCAGTTGTTTCGACTGGGTTTGAAGGCTCGGCCCGAATGCTTGGAAGCTCTGGAGAGATGTAGCTGGAATCTGGAGCAAGCCAGCACCCAAATGCTGGACTCCTACGGTCCATCTAGACATAG GTTCTAA